The following are from one region of the Aphelocoma coerulescens isolate FSJ_1873_10779 unplaced genomic scaffold, UR_Acoe_1.0 HiC_scaffold_118, whole genome shotgun sequence genome:
- the LOC138100604 gene encoding dystrophia myotonica WD repeat-containing protein-like, with product MAAAAAAAPGPAEAPAAAPELKSRFRTREGSYRLLGPATSAAAAASSAGPAPAGPAPPGPGALPPVRLSMVRLARSRSPPGGAAERSRVCCNLGRELHFYGGAGPGGRGSRRALDLQRPIDKRVYKGTQPTCHDFNQFTAGAETLALLVGFSAGQVQYLDLAKKDSAGRLFNEERLIDKSKVTLVKWLPDTERLFLASHASGHLYLYDSEQPCGATSPQYTLLTQGEGFRVFSCKSKTPRNPLLKWAVGSGPLNEFAFSPDGRSLACVSQDGVLRVFHFSSMLLQGMMRSYFGGLLCVCWSPDGRYVVTGGEDDLVTVWSFAEGRVVARGHGHKSWVNAVAFDPFTTAPPPPPRPPHDRAGGGGHGGSHEDAPAPPSVTYRFGSAGQDTQFCLWDLTEDVLDPRPPPPRRLTAEPASVPGLPRSLSRSNSLPQPGGGPQMSPRVPPALSAGRFATLTLREPPEKEHKRYHSLGNISRGGGGSEKPPGGGPGGSRGSLDMGKVLGTALCPRLHEVPLLEPLVCKKIAQERLTVLLFLEDCIVTGCQEGLICTWARPGVSVSPGRGFGVIGGDLG from the exons atggcggcggcggcggcggcggccccgggcccggccgaggctcccgcggccgctccggaGCTCAAGAGCCGCTTCCGCACCCGCGAGGGCTCCTACCGCCTGCTGGGCCCCGCcacctccgccgccgccgccgcctcctccgccgggcccgccccggccgggcccgccccgccgggccccgggGCGCTGCCGCCGGTTCGGCTGTCGATGGTGCGGCTGGCGCGGAGCCGCAGCCCCCCCGGAGGCGCCGCCGAACGCAGCCGCGTCTGCTGCAACCTCGGCCGGGAGCTGCATTTCTACGgaggggccgggcccgggggaCGCGGCAGCCGCAGG GCCCTGGACCTGCAGCGGCCCATCGACAAGCGCGTCTACAAGGGCACGCAGCCCACGTGCCACGACTTCAACCAGTTCACGGCGGGCGCCGAGACGCTGGCGCTGCTCGTGGGCTTCTCGGCCGGCCAGGTGCAGTACCTGGACCTGGCCAAGAAGGACAGCGCCGGCCGGCTCTTCAACGAGGAg CGCCTCATCGACAAGTCCAAGGTCACCTTGGTCAAGTGGCTACCGGACACCGAGCGCCTGTTCCTGGCGTCGCACGCCAGCGGCCACCTGTACCTGTACGACTCGGAGCAGCCGTGCGGGGCCACCAGCCCGCAGTACACGCTGCTGACGCAGGGCGAGGGCTTCCGGGTGTTCTCCTGCAAGAGCAAGACGCCGCGGAACCCCCTCCTCAAGTGGGCCGTGGGCTCGGGGCCGCTGAACGAGTTCGCCTTCTCGCCCGACGGGCGCTCGCTGGCCTGCGTCAGCCAGGACGGCGTGCTCAGGGTCTTCCACTTCTCGTCCATGCTGCTGCAGGGGATGATGAGGAGCTACTTCGGGGGGCTGCTCTGCGTCTGCTGGAGCCCCGACGGCCGCTACGTGGTCACCGGTGGCGAGGACGACCTGGTCACCGTGTGGTCGTTCGCCGAGGGCCGCGTGGTGGCCCGCGGCCACGGCCACAAGTCGTGGGTCAACGCCGTGGCTTTCGATCCTTTCACcaccgccccgccgccgccgccgcggccgccgcacGACCGCGCTGGGGGTGGTGGCCACGGCGGTAGCCACGAGGATGCCCCGGCCCCTCCGAGCGTCACCTACCGCTTCGGCTCGGCCGGGCAGGACACGCAGTTCTGCCTGTGGGACCTCACCGAGGACGTGCTGGACCCTCGGCCACCTCCTCCTCGCCGGCTGACCGCTGAGCCCGCTTCGGTGCCGGGCTTGCCACGCTCCTTGTCCCGCTCCAACAGCCTCCCGCAGCCCGGCGGgggtccccagatgtccccccGCGtccccccggcgctgagcgcggGGCGATTCGCCACGCTCACCCTGCGGGAGCCCCCCGAGAAGGAGCACAAACGTTACCACAGCTTGGGCAACATCAGCCGCGGCGGGGGTGGCTCGGAGAAGCCCCCCGGGGGTGGCCCGGGAGGGTCGCGGGGGTCTCTGGACATGGGCAAGGTGTTGGGGACGGCGCTGTGCCCGCGGCTGCACGAGGTGCCCCTGCTCGAGCCGCTGGTGTGCAAGAAAATCGCCCAGGAGAGGCTGAcggtgctgctgttcctggagGATTGTATCGTGACAGGCTGCCAGGAGGGGCTCATCTGCACCTGGGCGCGGCCCGGGGTCTCCGTGAGTccggggaggggatttggggtgattgggggtgatttggggtga